CTATGTGTCCGATCTGGGTATCGCGGTCGTCATGCCGGCCGTGGCACGGAGCTACTACACCGACATGCACACCGGGCTTAAGTACTGGACCTTTGTCAGCGAGGAATTGCCCCGTCTGGCGGAATCCTTTTTTCCGATATCAGATAAACGCGAAGACACCTTCGCGGCAGGCCTCTCGATGGGCGGCTACGGGGCCTTCAAACTGGCACTAGCCAGACCGGAGAAGTTCGCCGCAGCCGCCAGCCTGTCCGGAGCACTTGACCCGATGGAACTGTCAAAACACATGCCCGACCGGATTGCAGAACATTACAGTATTTTCGGGGACAAGCCCGTTTACGGGACCGCCAATGATCTCTTCCACCTCTCCCATGAATTGGCGAACTCGAGTGCGGCCAAGCCGAAATTATTCCAGTGCTGCGGCACGGAGGATTTCCTCTATCAGGATAACCTGAAGTTCAAAAATCATCTAAATGCCCATAACTTTGACCTGACCTATGAAGAAGGCCCGGGCACCCATGAATGGGGATATTGGGATACCAATATTCAAAGGATCCTCCGCTGGCTCCCCTTAAGCCGTTAGAACGTGTAGCGGCCTGTCAGAACAACATTGCGGCCCGGCTCATTGCAGCCTGAGCCATGGATGCGGTAATCCTCGTCCAAAACATTCTCCACCGCCAGCGACAAAGCAAGGGAAGAGGTGACCTGGGAACCGACCCGGACACCAAACACCGCATACCCGGGCGTCCCGCCGGGAGGAATCCGCTGCGTATCGCGGAGGTCATCGGCAGACAATTTATCCGCCTTTTCAGCCGCATCACAAACCCCTTCCGCCCAATATTTCGCGTTATCAGTTTGCGCCCGCACCCCCGCCTGGACAGTCGGCGGCATGAGTCGAGTTATATAGTCACGCTGCTTTTGGGGGGAAGAAGTCGGATAGGAGTCCACCTCACCTTCCAT
The DNA window shown above is from bacterium and carries:
- a CDS encoding alpha/beta hydrolase family protein, with translation MALIHCDFFSDSLGLCSSMTVILPQNTRSQIGMTGKAGDKKHPVLYLLHGMSDDHTIWLRRTSIERYVSDLGIAVVMPAVARSYYTDMHTGLKYWTFVSEELPRLAESFFPISDKREDTFAAGLSMGGYGAFKLALARPEKFAAAASLSGALDPMELSKHMPDRIAEHYSIFGDKPVYGTANDLFHLSHELANSSAAKPKLFQCCGTEDFLYQDNLKFKNHLNAHNFDLTYEEGPGTHEWGYWDTNIQRILRWLPLSR